CCTCTTCCGCGGGAAACCCGTGGTCCGCATGCACGCGATGGTCAAGCCGGGCGGGCCGATCTGCAACCTCGACTGCCAGTACTGCTACTACCTGAGCAAGGAAGGGCTGCTCGGCGCCGAGAACGGCTGGCGCATCTCGGACGAGACCCTCGAGACCTTCATCCGGCAGTACATCGAGGGGCAGAACTGCAAGGAAGTCGTTTTCTCCTGGCAGGGAGGCGAACCGACGCTCCTCGGGCTCGACTTCTTCCGCCGCGCGATCGCGCTCGAGAAGAAGTATTGCCCGCCGCACACGCGATGCGAAAACGACCTCCAGACCAACGGCACCCGCCTGGACGACGCCTGGTGCGACTTCCTGCGCGAGAACGGGTTCCTGGTCGGGCTGAGCATCGACGGCCCGCGCGATCTGCACGATGCCTACCGGCGGGACAAGGCGGGCCGGGGAACCTTCGACCGCGTCCTCCGAGCCGCGAAACTGCTGCGCAAGCACGGGGTCCGGTTCGCCACCCTCTCGTGCGTCAACCGGGCCACGGCGATGCGCCCCGTCGAGGTGTACCGGTTCCTGCGCGACGAGGTCGGCTCGAGACGGATCCAGTTCATCCCGGTCGTGGAGCCGAAGAGCTTTCGCGGCACCGCGCCCCAGCACTGGGCGGCGGGAGAGATGCCGATCGCGGGCACGTCCGCGGCGCAGCCCGGGACGCCGGACTCGGTCGTGGAGGAGTGGTCCGTCGATCCGCGCGCCTGGGGGGAATTCCTCTGCCGGGTCTTCGACGAGTGGTATTCCCGGGACCTCGCCCGGGTCCACGTCCAGTATTTCGAGGCCGCGGTCGAGACCTGGATGGGGCGCGTGAGCCCGTTGTGCACGCTCGGTCCTCTGTGCGGCAAGGGCCTGGCGGTCGAACACGACGGCGGCGTCTACGCGTGCGACCACTACGTCTACCCGGAGTTCCGGCTCGGCAATGTCCTGTCGGAACCGATCGCCGGGATGGCCCTGTCGGCGGCGCAGGAGCGGTTCGGCAGGAACAAGGAAGCGACGCTGCCGGGCCACTGCCGGCAGTGCGAGTACGAATTCGCCTGCTACGGCGAATGTCCGAAGAACCGGTTCGTCCGGACTCCCAGCGGCGAGCCGGGCCTGAATTACCTGTGTGCCGGCTGGAAAGCGTTCTGGCGGCACGTCGACGCGCCGATCTCGAGGATCGTCCGCGACCTCGGATACGCGCCGGTGAAGAAGACCGTCTACGCCACGAGCTCGGCCATGGAATGACGCCGTGAAGAGCGAGCTGGAAGATCGGGGAGACGGACGGCGCGCGGTCACGATCCGCGCCGAGTGGCCGGAAGTGGCGGCCGAATACGAGGACGTCTCCGCCGGCTACGCGGAGCACGCGATGGCCGGGTTCCGCCCCGGCCGGGCGCCGCGCGCGGTGATCGAGAAGCGGTTCCGGCAGCGCATCCGCGAGGAGTTCACGGCCCGCTGCGGGCCGCGGCTCGCGCGGGAGGCGCTCCGCGACAGGGGCCTCCGTTTCACGGGGCCGATCGCGGTGATCGAGATCCGGCTCGAGCCGCGCCGGGAGTTCTCGTTCACCGCCGAGTTCATCCCGCCGCCCGTCTTTGAGCTGCCGGACTACGCCGCGATCCCCCTCGCCGGCGAGACCGCCGACGCGCGCCGCGACGAGCTCGCCGAGTGGCTCCTCTCGCGCACCCCGGGAGAGGTCCCGGCGGCGCTCGTCCGGCAGGAATTCGAGCGGAACGGGGAGAGCGGCGCCGACCCGGGCAGTGAGTCCTGGACGGCGGCATCGCGCCGCGCGAAGCTCGCGACGATCCTGGGGCAGATCGCCGCAGCGGAAGGGATCGAGGCGGACCGGCGCGACGTCGAGGCCCGGATCGAAAAGGTCGCCGCGGAAAGCGGACTCCGCCCGGACGAGCTGCGGCGGAAGCTCGACCGGGAGGACGGGCTCGCCTCGCTGCAGTCGCTCCTCCTCGCCGAGCAGACTCTCGACTACCTGATGGAGAAAGCGGGATCCCGGTCAGAAGGATTGCTTCGAAACCACGGAATCGCGCGAGGTCGCGGAAAGCCGCGGCCCGGGCGGCCCCGACCCGGA
This sequence is a window from Thermoanaerobaculia bacterium. Protein-coding genes within it:
- a CDS encoding trigger factor, producing MKSELEDRGDGRRAVTIRAEWPEVAAEYEDVSAGYAEHAMAGFRPGRAPRAVIEKRFRQRIREEFTARCGPRLAREALRDRGLRFTGPIAVIEIRLEPRREFSFTAEFIPPPVFELPDYAAIPLAGETADARRDELAEWLLSRTPGEVPAALVRQEFERNGESGADPGSESWTAASRRAKLATILGQIAAAEGIEADRRDVEARIEKVAAESGLRPDELRRKLDREDGLASLQSLLLAEQTLDYLMEKAGSRSEGLLRNHGIARGRGKPRPGRPRPGETDQNRRKR
- a CDS encoding anaerobic sulfatase maturase — its product is MASPNGPPADAAPRLFRGKPVVRMHAMVKPGGPICNLDCQYCYYLSKEGLLGAENGWRISDETLETFIRQYIEGQNCKEVVFSWQGGEPTLLGLDFFRRAIALEKKYCPPHTRCENDLQTNGTRLDDAWCDFLRENGFLVGLSIDGPRDLHDAYRRDKAGRGTFDRVLRAAKLLRKHGVRFATLSCVNRATAMRPVEVYRFLRDEVGSRRIQFIPVVEPKSFRGTAPQHWAAGEMPIAGTSAAQPGTPDSVVEEWSVDPRAWGEFLCRVFDEWYSRDLARVHVQYFEAAVETWMGRVSPLCTLGPLCGKGLAVEHDGGVYACDHYVYPEFRLGNVLSEPIAGMALSAAQERFGRNKEATLPGHCRQCEYEFACYGECPKNRFVRTPSGEPGLNYLCAGWKAFWRHVDAPISRIVRDLGYAPVKKTVYATSSAME